CGCAAACAGGGGTGTTTTCAAAATTGTGACAGCCTTCCGATTGGTTGATTTGGCGGGCGAAACTAACCTGTTTTGATGCCCGCCTAAAGCGCCTGCAGGTATAGGGAAACAGTCGCTCTGCAACCGGTTCATCCGGTGCTTGCCGGGGGTTATCCAGCGTTCGGACTGCGCGGGTCCGGCTACGTTGTTGTGGCCAGAAACGGTCGCAAACACAACGGCGCCGGTATCGATCCATTGCTATACAAACAGTGACGTTGAATGCCAGGAGGCCAGCACGCCATGCAGGAAATGAGGCCGGCAAAGCCCGACCAGACGGCCCTGGCTATCGGCATTATCCTGGCTTCGGTCCTGACCATGGCGTTTGCCGACGCGGTGGTGAAACTGGTCAGCGCGGACCTGACGGTCTGGCAGGTGTTCGTTGCCCGCTCCGTGTTTGCCATTCCCTGTCTGATCGCAATCCTGCCAGCCATGGGCGTCGGCTTCCGGCTTGCGTCGCTGAAATGGGCATTGATCCGAAGCGCGCTGCTGGTGCTGACCTGGCTGTTCTTCTATGCCTCGCTGCCAGTTCTCAGTCTGTCGGTGGCAGCGGTTGCCGTCTATACCAACCCCATCATTACCGCCCTGCTGTCGGCGGTTGTAATCGGTGAACGGGTCAGCCCGCGGCAGTGGGCGGGCGTACTGCTGGGTTTCCTCGGCGTGATCGCCATTCTCAAACCCGGCACTGATGCCTTCTCGTGGTTCACCGTCCTGCCCCTGATCGCGGCTGCCTGCTATTCGCTGGCCATGGTCCTGACCCGTAGCAAATGCCAGGACGAACAGCCGCTAGTGCTGGGGCTGGCCCTGCACTGCTCGTTCCTCGTCACCGGCGTGATAGCCGTCGGCATACTCGCGTTGATCGGCCTGGACGCCGGCACGACACCCACCTTCCCGTTCCTGTTCAACGGATGGACGGCGATGGGTGCGCGCGAATGGGGACTGATGGCGCTCATCGGCGTGCTGTCAGCGGCCTACTTTGTCGGTGTGGCGCACGCCTACCAGATCGCGCCGCCATCCGTTATCGGCACTTTCGACTACGCCTACCTGGTTTCAGCCGCCGTCTGGGGTTTTATTTTCTTTGCCGAAACACCGGATGTCTACACGATCTGCGGCATGGTCTTGATAACCGCAGCAGGATTGCTCGTCGCCGTGCGCCCGGCCAACCGGGTGGTGAGCGATCAGCGCTCCTGAAAAGCAAGGCGGACACCCAGAGCGCAATAGATTGATCCGACGACCCTGCCCTGCCATTTCACCACGGTCGGGTTGCGCTTCAGGAAGCCGCCGACGCTGCCGGCGCACAGGGCGAAAATGACCGTGCTGGTTAGCCCCAGCGCCATCAGGATGATGCCGAGCGTGGTCAACTGCAGGAATACGGATCCGTTTTCCGGCTTCACGAACTGCGGCAGGAACGCCAGGAAGAACATGGCCGTTTTCGGGTTCAGGACTTCGGCCAGAATACCCTGCCGGAACGCCTCACCCGGTGTCAGCCGGATCGACTGACTGCCGGCGGTGTTGGCCGGGGCCTTCTCGAATATCGCACGGATTCCCAGGTAAACCAGATAGGCCGCACCGAGATATTTGATCAGGGAAAACAGGAAAGCCGATGCCAGGATGATGGCCGAGATGCCAAGCACGGCCAGGGCGGTGTGAATGACGTCACCGACCGCGATGCCAAGGCCGGTGGCCAGCCCGACGCGGGTGCCGGACGTCGTGGCGCGGGCCACGGTGAGCACTGTCGCAGGACCGGGAATAAATACAAACCCGATGACGATGGCGACATAGGTAATCAATGTAGTCTGGTCAATCACTTTTCATATCCTCAATCAAATTGGAAAACCTCTACCCGGTTCAGCGGCCAATCAACAGGCGGACACCCAGTGCGCCAAGCACCACTGCAGCGACGCGGTCGATATACACCTTGGCCCTGAGATACATCCTGCTGACGGCTTCCGTGCTCATCCCGACAGCCAGCGCTGTATAAAACAACAGTTCGATGACAAGGTGGTTGAGCACGACAACTGCGTTCTCGAACAAGGTTATTTCGGCGGGGAAAATGACGATGAGCACTGCCGCTGCAAACAGCACTGATTTCGGGTTTGTCACATTAATCAATATGCCCTGCCGGAAGGCGTGGCGGGCCGGCTTCATGGCCGGTTCGAGCTTGTCGCGCGCGCCCTGCCACATGCCCCACGCGATATAGAGGAGATAGGCGGCACCGACGATGCGAGCCGCCGCATAGGCCCACGGCACCAGCTGGAAGACCGCCTCCAGGCCAAGCAATGCCATCATGGTCCAGGCTGCCGCCATCAGGCCGAGACCGCATCCGATGGCAATGCCGGACGCCCGACCCGATTTCAGCGTTGTCTGAATGGCCACAAGCAGCGCCGGTCCCGGACTGGCAATGGCTGCGAACAAGGCAATATTGAAAGCGATCAGATGTTCAATTGTCATGGGGGCAAGACCTCAGGTGCGAAACGAACAGAACAGGATAGAAGGGCAAATTCCGGACAACCGCAACCCGCAATCTTCGCCTGTCACCTCACCCGCAGCACAGCCGGTCATGGCGCTTGACTGCGCTTCGGTTAAATGGAACATTCAGCGAACATAAAATTCGAGAGGACCGCATTATGGAAAACCTGTCTGTCTATCTGCCCGGCATCATTCTTGCCTATTCGGCGTTTCTGCTGGCCATTTCCAGTCCAGGCCCCAACATCCTGGCGGTGATCGGCACTTCCATGAGCGTGGGCCGCAAATCCGGCATCGCGCTGGCCTTCGGTGTTGCCGGCGGCTCGTTCGCCTGGGCCGTACTGACGGTTGCCGGCCTGTCGGCACTGCTTGCCGCTTATTCGTCCGCCCTGTTTGTGATCAAGATATTCGGCGGGCTTTATCTGCTGTGGCTGGCCTACAAGTCGTTCAAGTCTGCCGCGTCAGCCCATGACATCGAGGCAAAGCAGCTTGCAGGCGGCGAGCGCACACCGATGGGCTATATGACACGCGGCTTCATAATCCAGATGACCAACCCCAAGGCGGCGCTGGCCTGGATCGCCATCATCTCGCTCGGCCTGAAGCAGGATGCGCCGATGTGGGTCGGACTGGTTATCGTCGGTGGTACCTTCGTGCTGTCGATCATCATTCACACGCTTTACGCGGTGGCGTTTTCAACACCGATCATGGTCATGATTTATTCGAAAGCCCGGCGCTATGTCCAGGCAACCCTGGGTGCCTTCTTTGCCTTTG
Above is a window of Anderseniella sp. Alg231-50 DNA encoding:
- a CDS encoding LysE family transporter codes for the protein MIDQTTLITYVAIVIGFVFIPGPATVLTVARATTSGTRVGLATGLGIAVGDVIHTALAVLGISAIILASAFLFSLIKYLGAAYLVYLGIRAIFEKAPANTAGSQSIRLTPGEAFRQGILAEVLNPKTAMFFLAFLPQFVKPENGSVFLQLTTLGIILMALGLTSTVIFALCAGSVGGFLKRNPTVVKWQGRVVGSIYCALGVRLAFQER
- a CDS encoding DMT family transporter; translated protein: MQEMRPAKPDQTALAIGIILASVLTMAFADAVVKLVSADLTVWQVFVARSVFAIPCLIAILPAMGVGFRLASLKWALIRSALLVLTWLFFYASLPVLSLSVAAVAVYTNPIITALLSAVVIGERVSPRQWAGVLLGFLGVIAILKPGTDAFSWFTVLPLIAAACYSLAMVLTRSKCQDEQPLVLGLALHCSFLVTGVIAVGILALIGLDAGTTPTFPFLFNGWTAMGAREWGLMALIGVLSAAYFVGVAHAYQIAPPSVIGTFDYAYLVSAAVWGFIFFAETPDVYTICGMVLITAAGLLVAVRPANRVVSDQRS
- a CDS encoding LysE family transporter; this encodes MTIEHLIAFNIALFAAIASPGPALLVAIQTTLKSGRASGIAIGCGLGLMAAAWTMMALLGLEAVFQLVPWAYAAARIVGAAYLLYIAWGMWQGARDKLEPAMKPARHAFRQGILINVTNPKSVLFAAAVLIVIFPAEITLFENAVVVLNHLVIELLFYTALAVGMSTEAVSRMYLRAKVYIDRVAAVVLGALGVRLLIGR
- a CDS encoding LysE family transporter; this translates as MENLSVYLPGIILAYSAFLLAISSPGPNILAVIGTSMSVGRKSGIALAFGVAGGSFAWAVLTVAGLSALLAAYSSALFVIKIFGGLYLLWLAYKSFKSAASAHDIEAKQLAGGERTPMGYMTRGFIIQMTNPKAALAWIAIISLGLKQDAPMWVGLVIVGGTFVLSIIIHTLYAVAFSTPIMVMIYSKARRYVQATLGAFFAFAGIRLLTSRT